The following DNA comes from Ooceraea biroi isolate clonal line C1 chromosome 11, Obir_v5.4, whole genome shotgun sequence.
GCAGATCCAAGATCGGACTGTAGACGGAGCGCAAATGATCCATAAGTTCCTGTAACGGATCAGGAATATTGAATTAAAGATCGCATGCTCGTTATACGCGTTGCACTTGCATGAACATAATTTCTGTAATACTCACTTGTGACTTTTCGTCTAACAACGTGCCGTATCTCACGGAGTCTACAAAGTGGTTGTGAGCCGCAATTATATCATCGAGGGACGTCGCCTGCAGGAGTTGCTTCGCAAACGTATCCCAGGAACATTCGATTacctttaatattattaatatgaataatattatttgccGTAAGAATTTCCACGAATAAGTTAATTGAAATCTTAATCACTAATACGACTTACTGAGACAACGACGTTACctcaaataaaaagtaatactGCATCTGATGAACCAGATGAACCATGCTGCTGGTAATCAGATGAATGTGATTCTGGATCGGCAATACCTCCGGCATCTTCCTAAACATCTTGGCCGACGTTGTCTGTTGCTTCCAAATGGCGGACAAGATCGACTCCATCCTCTTCGCTCGCCACAACGCGAAGAACACCGTTTGATACGTTTGCCTGCATGGCTCCAAAATCTAAACGCAATGGATAAGAGGCGTTGAGGGATCGTTAAggaattaataagaaattttgcGAGTATACTATTGCAATTTGTTATGCTTTACCGTGCCAATGGGGCCATCGATATTATAATCCAAAATGAAAACGTCCCATCCCGTCTCGCTTTCCGAAGGGGCGAGTAATCTGACGTCTAAGCGTTTCTGTACGTCCAAGTCATCCAATTTTGTACTGGTTGCTCTTATTGCAGTTTCAAGTATCGATGATATGTTGTGAGGGTACAAAGAACTCGCTGGTTTCGCTAGTTCAGGTCTGAAAATGATCGGAATGATTATTCGGGTTTGAAATGTACGTTAGATGCAAGGATCTAATGCTACTAAAAGATGTCCTTACTCCAGCAGGTGCATAAGATGTTGAATGAAGTGACCCTGACCAAGTAAGAGGTATCCTTTGATTCCCTGCAAGTGATCCATTAGATGATACTGCTTCGTCAGGATCTCGACGACTCTCGTTGAAGTTTCCTTGTAAGCGGCATCCATCATAGTCTGCAAGCGACTGTCTGGATCCATGTCGAAGAAAACTTCAACTGAAAAGGGAAGAATAAGATGGTTCCGAGTTTGCTAACATTTTGTGTAACGCATTTTACTTTAtatcacatttttaataaattctaaataaattatttcttgaataaattattaaaagaaaaaatatcgtcaatcgatataaaaaatttgttaatgtAGGAATAATTGATCATCGTGTGTGTACACTACTAACCATTATATTCCTCCTCGCTATTTCTGAACATATCCGCGTGCCTGTCTTGCCACGGCGAGAAGTCTTTGCAAACTTCACGCAAGAAGTTGATATTTTTTCCAGTCCCAAGAATCTTCTTCGCCTGAGCTTTACTAATGAAAGATGGCACCATCGAATTTCTCACTTGGTACTTCTCGTGCCACATTCTGTCTCCGCCGACGTCAGCACATGCTTGAATGAAGAACTCTTTGTACGGATCGTCCAGCTCCCCATCGGCAATCCATCTCATCAACATATTGTACAAAGGATTGCAAACGCTTTCCAGAACTCTTTTCACCAAATTCTTTACGACAGCGTCACCATGGTAGCTGAACTCGTAAACTGTAGACGCCAATGCGCCGCCCTTCTGGCCCTGGCAAGCTCGTACTATGCTCGCTAACCACTTCAGGTTCTCCAAGGGATCGCACGTCCAGAGATGTAAATGTGACAGCGTAACTCCGTACATGGCCATCTGACTTTGCGACCtgttcaataaaatatttcaataaaacatGACATTTtatcacgtatatatatatatttttttttctaagcATACTCTTTTTCAACCAaggaaatgatttatttaaaacaatataaatttattttttgtttctgaTAATCCAATTAATTATCACCTGTTTACTTCCTCTTGCATTATAGCTATAAATCTGTAATACTCTGACAATTCCTTGTGCAACGCAGCGACAAAACTATCGGCAACTCTGCCCGCACCGGCCACCGACATTCTCTCCAACCCCTTCCGTATCACATTATGCAAGTACCCCAACTCGCTCAATCTCAGAACGGCCTGCCTCTGAGATCTATTAATCTTTATCATGGAATCGATTTGAAAGCCATAGTTCGAATCCAGCTTCAATACCTTCCCCTCAACGCTTTGAAAGGAATATATCAAGTCCTGAACTAGCACATCCTCCGAAATGCATTcctcattaaatattttactcggATTTATCAGCAATCCCCTCGAACTCGTCTCCGTCGTGTTCAGCGACACGATTTGTGCCTGAGAGCACGATGTTTGCGACGACTGCCCTAAATGTGAAAACAGTTTTGAAAAGTATTCGTCGATAAACGCTTTTGATATTGTTCTTACCGCTGGTGGAGGCGATCGGGCTTAAACCGAATTTCATATCTGGAAACGAAAAGATTCTATCCTTTATCTGGTCCGCCGACTGGCCCATGTTTAGCAGAAACACCAGGATACTTGTACGATTCTTCAGGAGCTAAATGtaacaaacaatttttataaagatttatttagttATAGATTGTTTCAAAATTCTTCAAACATATATCTCACACTGCAAATATacaatacatagaaatatttgaatatcttttaaaatccaaaagataaataatacgaatattaatttttaaataactataaaacagaaaacttgaaaaaattatgaaactattaaaatttattttatataaaatattttattattttacattacccTATCTTTTAAGTCATTATGTAGTTTATCGAATTGCACTGCATCGTGTGGTGATAATTTGCTCTTTATACATGTCGCTACGGTTACTTCATCCTCTCTTAATATTTCTATGCCTTGAGTGGACGATAATAATCCAAGAGAAAAGCGCATAAATCTTCTGATTAATTCTATAAAATGTGGAAACGTTATTACATTGGATTATATGTTAACATCATACAAGATCcaatatttgcaaatttacGTACTACGAATTGTCTTATTATGTCAAATTACGTGTAATGTCAAATTTCAAAAAGTCGATAATtgctacataaaatatttacaacaatttaatatttatcttacaCATTcgttcatatatatttaaataatcaatttgttAATAGGATAATACGTAATGCGATTTTCAAACGATATAAATTGCcgtaattttgtaatactaTAATTCCGGAGACACTAACCTGGTTTTTGTTCACCGCACAAAGAAATAATCATATTCTGAACCAAGTCAGCAATGTTTTCAGCTTCCGCGGGATTCATGGTTGTTTTATGCAATTCGTTCGTTacaaactttatattatatcacatctagaaacgataaataatattcatcctTTACGATGTTATCCAGTTTATAtttacttcttcttcttcttagtgtTTAATGGCACCCGATCCCTTTCAGGTTCGATACGGCCAATTGCAAAACTGAGTGAAATgcgaaatacgaaataacaagttgaaaaaaagaaaactcggAACAACCGTTGCGCACCCGACGACTGTCCCCTTCGGAAtccttaatttatatttacgcTAAAGCGGCAAGCTTAACCTCCTATGACaagcaatatatatagaatgactagcattaaaaaatttataccaGTGGACAGCAGCATTGAAATAGTAGAGAGTTGATTGGCTGTCACGTGAGCCATGAGTTATCCCTATAATTCCCCTACCTGCCAGTTCCTTTAAAACCGATTGATCGATAAATCGATCGAGCACCATGAAATATTTCGTATACGCAGCATATCTCATTTTCAAGGTTTCCGCCCTCGTGGAACCAGCCACTTCCGTTGCGCTGCCGCTATCGTCCATTTTTTCTGACACGCGCAATGAAGGCAGAGCCATTTTGTTGGGAGATCCGACGTGGCGGCTGGTTAGCCAGGCGTCTCGCGGTTCAACATGATTCTACGTAAGTATTCCGTtgatatttctgtttttttagCGCTATCTACAATTTAGTAACGAGAAAATCGTGCTTTTGAGAGAAGTACGAGTCTTCGTGCTTGACCGCACCGGCCGGCTCGCAGAGCCGATCACGCCGCGTGTCCGGCGAAGACCCCACATGATCACCTTTCGTACAATTTAATGTTGTGGAAGATCAATAGTAAAGAATAATCATTAATGTCGTGcaagaaattctttttaatgagGAGATTTTTGCATTTGCTGAATCCCCTTTGAAGTAGTTGCAACGATCAACTTGTTTGAACTGGTCTAGTGTTTGGCTGCAATGGCTCTGCTGGACTTAACCAAATTATGATTTTGAACGCTGCAATCTCACGTCTAGAATTTGCAACGTGCTTCATGATATGTTATACACgtaaaagcaaaaataaaatgttacctttctttcttttttaggTACAGTGCTACCTCTAGTGGCGATAACACTATGCGTGCACTCGGTGATCTCGGAGATCTCAACAAATTCGTATCTGTCGGTAGCTGATAGAACACGGTTGGAAAGTATCCTCAGACAGGGATTTCAGTTAGAAGATGTGTCTACAGTATACTACACCGTGCTTGGATACAAGATGCTCGTATCCAAGCTGTACCAAGCTAAACCAGAAGTTATGCCGCAAGCAGATGTAATTTCCTTCTTCGTCTTATGCACATAACGTTTGCCcgtaaaaatttcataaacataaattacatatcgtatgatgaaaaaaaaacttcattGAGAAATACTCTATGATTATTCGATTAGTCTTTCTGATGCGTTTCCTTGATCTCAATAATGCAGGATGGATTCCCGAGAGCATTCTCTTACGTGTTTTCACCGTTTCAGGCCATctgcaattatttaataaagtccAACGAGGAAAATGTCACACTCGAAACAGCGTTTTACCTTGCCACCACGTGGAAGGCCATCGGAGGCTGCGAAAAGTTTTCTCCGACTACTGTAGTGAAGGTGATGTATCTCGATAATGTagcataattaaaattccatgaaaataatgtaatgatGCTTACAATACTTTCGTTCTACTGAAGAATGAGGACATTttatcactgaataaaatatcttggACAAGTAAATGTGAACAACGTTTGTGCGTCGCACGGTGTATTACACGACGAAATCTGAATTACAGATACTGACAAACGTTGTTCAAAAGGATACCTCCACGCTCTCCGATCTGTATTACGCGGTAAGCGGCCTAACGGCTCTGTCGCAGAAAGTGCCGGCTGCCAGGATCGACAAGCTGGTGAAACTGATACAAGCGACTCTGCGGAAGGATGATAGTCTGTGGAAGTAAGTTGCACGTTACATTTTGAGATTACGTAAGCAACAGGGAGCAAAGCTACACGATACTCAGGGCTGTAATGATGCTTACATACTTTCGTTCTACTGAAAGCGAAATGAAGAGACGTTAACCGTAACTGAACAgaattttagaatatatttttatttgttataatatatttttattctgaatATTGAGTTAACTCGATTTTGTATCGCCAGCTTGGCATATACCTTCCACATCGCCGCGGACATCGGTACTCCTGCTGCGTTCGCCTTCGATCGCATCGAGGATGCTATGGTACAAGCGGACGAAGTGGACAGCCAGTACTTGCAGTTTGAAGGCGGTCTTTCCATCACAAGTACGACACTGAAATATATCATcgctttaattttaaattaatcttcTTGAATTTCAAACTCAAGAAATCCTTCCGCAGGCTTTCTCGTCAACGGTATCTTCAAGTTGTCGAATTCACTGAAGAAGAAACCGCCACTGAACTTCCAACAGACGGTCAAGCTGAGCAACTATCTTCTCTCACGGCGTTCGGTGCAGAGTGTAAAGGGCGCGGCGAACTTGCTGTCCGCTCTGGCTACCTTGGCGGTCGACAGTCACGAGAAACCCGTTTGCATAGCTTTGGCCGACGGCGGTATCAGTGTCTCCAGTCAGCAACCGCTAGTCACGGTCAAGGTGTGCGATATTCGCGGCGAGGCGCTGCCCAGTGTGCCGAAGGTTGTCGCAACCTCCGCCGCGAGAGTCGGAGACGACGCCGTTATCCTGAGCAACGAGAATCTGCAGCCGTCCGCGGACAAGTAAGTGCGGTCTTCGGTATAGAACCTGCAGGTTTTCTTCCCCCAATACTTTACTGGATCGGTCTTTCCATGCTGATGTCAGCTATACCTTGGGGCAGAGCAACGATCGTTGAATGGACCCTTGAACCTTTCTTAGCGCTATAATTGAGGTCAAGAAGTTCAGCCAACAAATTCATCTATTTCtacttatttcatttttctattaaatttttcgaaattttattaatttaatcgctcGCTTATCTCAGGACCCTGTTCACGATGAACCTCATGAATGTGAAGCCCGATCGCGGGTTCTACAAGATATCCATCACCGCAGCTACCGTCACGAACACCATCACCGTGAAGGTCCTGTCCGAGGCGACGCTCGACTACTTGGAGATCGGTACGGGCGACGCCGATCAAACTACTCAGCCGAAGCTCACGAGGTATCTATGCAACGTCGATACGTTACTCGTGATAGCTTGTTCATGAGACTTTTACGAAATTCCACGGTTTCTCACTTTGCATCTTCGAAATTTGTCTTGCAGAGTGAACACGGAGTCGCCGTCGGGCAAGCTCGAGCATAAAATAGAGGCTGATTCTCAGCAGAAGCTAGTCATGCGGTTCCTGCTGCGCGATTCCGCCAGCAAGAAGCCGATGCGCGTGCATCAGGCTTTCGTGCGTCTCACGTCCGTCGCTACGTCAGCCAACGACAAGCGGGGCCACGAGATCTTCTTTGTCGCCGAGCCTGACGCCGCTCACGTCTACAAGTTCGACATGGTACGTGAAATGTCCAATTACTTTGGGTCTTGAAACCGTTTAGTTCGCAGGGACGCGTCCTTGCATGACAATAACAGCACGTGCAGCCATGTTAACTTCACGAGTAACGTTTCAGCCGGTCGGGACAGCGGCCGCGAACTTCGGTTACCAGAGCGGCGACTACAACGTGGAGTTGATCATTGGCGACGCCGTGATCAGCAATCCGTTCAGATTCAACGTCGGCACGGTGACTCTGAAGTTCCCGGAGATCACGTCGACGGAAGCCGCCGACAAGGGTACCTCTTACAAGCAGAAGGCGAACGTGTACACCACGAAACCGGAGATAAAGGTAATTCCCGTTCGTATTCTTTCAGCTTTGAGCGCGCCAATGCTCGTTAGTGGCAGAGGTTCCTCGATGATCCTGCCACCTCCAAAACATTGGCAAAGAAATTACGTTCAAGTCGCTGTAGAGCAAGTATCCACGGAAATTATACGTTCCGCGATATTCCTAGCGCTTCGACGAACACGCATCTTTCTATGAGGCATGAAAACGGCGCGATGAGTAGTACACTTGGAAAATTCGCCGTCGGTTTTCGTTTCAGCACATGTTCCGCGAGCCAGAACGCAGGCCCCCGGCGTTCGTGTCGAACTTGTTCAGCGGGCTGTGCCTGGCACCGGTTCTGCTGCTGCTCATCCTATGGGCTCGGCTTGGTATCAACATCTCAAACTTCCCTCTGTCCCTTAGTGCAATCATGTTCCATCTTGGATTGGGAGGTAAATATCCAGCATGAATATGCACCTGAAgatcatataataaaaatatattaaaatatattaaaaatatattttattatagaaagtatattttaccgatatcgatatttataatattttaaatattaataatataattaataatattttaaaatattgcattatataataacattgcCCGATTCAAGCTTGACAGATGGTGCATCTGTAGTCCATTTGTTTTCCACGGGCGAATAGCAAACGgtgaaattttcgcaaacgTGACGAATTTCTTATCACGTTTGTAGCCCGTAACGcactacaaaaataaatactcACGTTCGCACAAATCAAAAAGAGCCACGATAACGACTACTAACTACCGTTTCGTCCTTTCAGGTATCTTCGTGCTATTCGGTATCTTCTGGCTGAAGCTCGACATGTTCATCACGCTGCGGTACCTCCTCGGTTTCGGCGTGGTTACATTCCTCGCGGGCAACAAGATGCTGTCGCAGATAGCGCACAGGCACAAGTCGCTGCGCTGATTTCGCCGGTTTGCACGGATCCGCGCGCGGACTCTGCAAACATGCAACAGACACAAGACTGccatcaataataattacaagtgGCCGATCAAAAATTATCGAGGCGACAAGAGAAACACCGTTGCATTGTCCTGTCAGAGAATGCTGAGAAAAatctttacatttatatttagaacagataattctattatttcacgtttatgtaaaattatgtaaaattttcttatataggtataataagaaaaaattgtcACGATAAATGTTGTGATTGTTATCTACGTGCTGACGTGGATGATCGGTAACAACGTACGCATCTTACGTTAGGAAGGAAAGGTCGTGGCAGATGTAACTCGTTCGTCACGCGGATGAGggtgattaaattattttatacactaTACTTCCGCATTTCCTCTCTCACCTTTTGCGTCATGTACATTTTGAGACACTCGCGCAAGTGATCCGCCTCGATCCCTAATCTATCCCTCTCCGACCGCAACTGGACGGTGCTTATCTGTTCGGAGCCTAATCGCTGCCAGAACCACGTCAGATCCCGAAAGTCCTCGGTGATCTGTTTTAAACGTTCGTTAAAATTCCACGATTTAATTATGCACGCGTTTCGAGCGTGAGATTGACCTGGCGAGATACATCCCACTCGGGCGGAACGGAGACTCGATCCAACGACAGGAACGGAAGCTCCTCCAACCTCGTGCAATCGGTAACTAGAAATACTTTCTCGTCGTGCGACTCATATTTGCGGCAGATTTCCATCAATGTGAGCAGTCGCTTGCCTTTCGTCACGAGGCGCTCCAAGTGCTTCACCGTTTTGTTATATTCGACCGACAGTGTCCTCAGTTGGTCCTTGTCCTTCGTCTGTTCtaaaattgttgaaattaaaaataaaaattaataattaaattagaaatcaaaattaagtaaaaattgttaaataaaaaataattcttacgTCTCTAATAATCTTGACACATGTTTACATGTGTAGCtaagatttatataaactgTAAGTTTAAAAACAGATGATTAACTAATGACGCGCACCTGACAGGAAGCGGTTTTTCACAGTCCGGTAAGCTTTCTGGAAGAAATCGTGCTCGGTTGAAATTTCGGAGATGTCCTTCCTGGCAGCAGCGTCGTAGGCTGCAATTTTACTTCGCAGCCTTCGTGTCTCCTCGAAAAGGTTTGCCATACGCACAAATTGTCGCGCTATCGCTTGCCGATCCAGCTCGTCCTTTTCTCTGAGCGCCTCGTAATATTTCCGACGGTCCTCTGTTCCTAAAACGACCTTATATTAGAAATACGCTTGTCGTAAAATACAAAACGGAATTTaacgaaaatataaatgtgagaaaaatatatttatattcgtcAATATATTTACTACGCAAGTTatagaaaaaagtttttattactgTTCTGATAATCCGACAAGACGCGTCGCAGATCGTTCCACGAGCTCTGTAACTGATTTTCGAGCTGAGTCGCAGAAATTCTGCGAATATCCTTGCTGTCTTCCACGAACGCGTCGATCTTACCTTTCACGAAAAACAGACatgattacattaatattaatttaaaaatggatgaCTAATTGACAAGTCTGAAAGCCTATATAAAATTCGTTTGCCTCTATATCGTTATAAACTCGAAAATAATcaattcttcatattttttgcattaagGCGCATCGTCATaacatgttataaattatagtcaccataaattatttctcattttgcGTAATCGCATAATATAATCTTACAATCAAAtttttgtgcaaaattatattatttatataaaata
Coding sequences within:
- the LOC105278662 gene encoding gamma-tubulin complex component 3 homolog; the encoded protein is MNPAEAENIADLVQNMIISLCGEQKPELIRRFMRFSLGLLSSTQGIEILREDEVTVATCIKSKLSPHDAVQFDKLHNDLKDRLLKNRTSILVFLLNMGQSADQIKDRIFSFPDMKFGLSPIASTSGQSSQTSCSQAQIVSLNTTETSSRGLLINPSKIFNEECISEDVLVQDLIYSFQSVEGKVLKLDSNYGFQIDSMIKINRSQRQAVLRLSELGYLHNVIRKGLERMSVAGAGRVADSFVAALHKELSEYYRFIAIMQEEVNRSQSQMAMYGVTLSHLHLWTCDPLENLKWLASIVRACQGQKGGALASTVYEFSYHGDAVVKNLVKRVLESVCNPLYNMLMRWIADGELDDPYKEFFIQACADVGGDRMWHEKYQVRNSMVPSFISKAQAKKILGTGKNINFLREVCKDFSPWQDRHADMFRNSEEEYNVEVFFDMDPDSRLQTMMDAAYKETSTRVVEILTKQYHLMDHLQGIKGYLLLGQGHFIQHLMHLLEPELAKPASSLYPHNISSILETAIRATSTKLDDLDVQKRLDVRLLAPSESETGWDVFILDYNIDGPIGTILEPCRQTYQTVFFALWRAKRMESILSAIWKQQTTSAKMFRKMPEVLPIQNHIHLITSSMVHLVHQMQYYFLFEVIECSWDTFAKQLLQATSLDDIIAAHNHFVDSVRYGTLLDEKSQELMDHLRSVYSPILDLQNLEETFLARATQEYEARASAENFVQSYEQTKKWGRTNKKDQAAVEREAAFAKYLNTLSIQLRLLSRTYQDRVKKFLLMLASAEDASLQLLSVRLDFNEYYKSKDSRLVAPLTYQHRRQSDHTFFACK
- the LOC105278657 gene encoding dolichyl-diphosphooligosaccharide--protein glycosyltransferase subunit 2, whose translation is MILRTVLPLVAITLCVHSVISEISTNSYLSVADRTRLESILRQGFQLEDVSTVYYTVLGYKMLVSKLYQAKPEVMPQADAICNYLIKSNEENVTLETAFYLATTWKAIGGCEKFSPTTVVKILTNVVQKDTSTLSDLYYAVSGLTALSQKVPAARIDKLVKLIQATLRKDDSLWNLAYTFHIAADIGTPAAFAFDRIEDAMVQADEVDSQYLQFEGGLSITSFLVNGIFKLSNSLKKKPPLNFQQTVKLSNYLLSRRSVQSVKGAANLLSALATLAVDSHEKPVCIALADGGISVSSQQPLVTVKVCDIRGEALPSVPKVVATSAARVGDDAVILSNENLQPSADKTLFTMNLMNVKPDRGFYKISITAATVTNTITVKVLSEATLDYLEIGTGDADQTTQPKLTRVNTESPSGKLEHKIEADSQQKLVMRFLLRDSASKKPMRVHQAFVRLTSVATSANDKRGHEIFFVAEPDAAHVYKFDMPVGTAAANFGYQSGDYNVELIIGDAVISNPFRFNVGTVTLKFPEITSTEAADKGTSYKQKANVYTTKPEIKHMFREPERRPPAFVSNLFSGLCLAPVLLLLILWARLGINISNFPLSLSAIMFHLGLGGIFVLFGIFWLKLDMFITLRYLLGFGVVTFLAGNKMLSQIAHRHKSLR
- the LOC105278658 gene encoding dynein regulatory complex subunit 2, coding for MKPPARKMLENVLECYACKMNNFVLKVPATVNEEGRTRAVPGIREQRQREAEKRAETLRREHLTREIQLGALNTRRYRALWREVMMRIKMPRIVEDVEVAWRNFERALDSKDYRISFLMDELDEAEEQYQRNARSHAETIDRLLRMYADRTDREERSYRRVLNDSLDRRDNEVDEIRRRQDQAEILLHAITRGVQRQSEESLDNFKSITLSKIDAFVEDSKDIRRISATQLENQLQSSWNDLRRVLSDYQNRTEDRRKYYEALREKDELDRQAIARQFVRMANLFEETRRLRSKIAAYDAAARKDISEISTEHDFFQKAYRTVKNRFLSEQTKDKDQLRTLSVEYNKTVKHLERLVTKGKRLLTLMEICRKYESHDEKVFLVTDCTRLEELPFLSLDRVSVPPEWDVSRQVNLTLETRA